From the Oceanobacillus kimchii X50 genome, the window TATTGATAGAATATTCTCTAAAGGTTCATCTACAAATACCCCCACTTTTTGAATGGTGTGAGGAAGTTTTTTTGTTATTTCCTCAGCTTGAGGGATGGATAATTGTCGCTTACTTGGGGCAAATACAAATCCAATCATATCAGCGTTAGCATCCGCAACTGCTAGAGCAGTATCAATGGAAGAAATTCCACATATTTTTATAAACATTTATAAACTCCTTTCAACAAGGGGCACGCGTAGATTATTAAAATCTGTTTCTAATTGATTTGATTTCATAAACGTCTCTCCAACTAAAATAGCTTTCGCTCCAGCTTCGGCAGCTAGCGTTGCATCACCAGCTGTTCTCATGCCACTTTCGCTAATGATTATAGTATTATTATCAACTAGTTGAGCCAGTTGTTTCGTAGTTTGTAAATCAACTTCAAAGGATTTTAAATCACGGTTATTAATGCCAACAATAGCTGGTGATATCGTTAAGGCGTTTTTTAACTCTTCTGCAGTATGCACTTCACAAATGACCTCAAGTCCTTTATTTGAAGCATAATTATATAATTCCTGGAATCTTTCTAATGGTAAAGCTGCTAGAATTAACAGGATAATAGAAGCCCCTGCATCTTTTGCATCATCAATTTGAACCTCATCAATAATAAAATCTTTACAAAGAACTGGAACCGAAACTGCTTCACTTACTTTTTGTAAATCCTTTAATGAACCTTGAAAAAAATTTTGATCTGTTAATACAGATATGGCAGATGCACCTGCTTGCTCGTATTTTTTAGCTTGCTCGACGGGATCAAGGTCCATTTGAATTTCTCCTTTTGAAGGAGAAGCGCGTTTAATTTCAGCAATAATGGATAGTGAGTTTGCTTGGTTGATTTGACTTATCAACGAATAAACAGGTATACTTCGGGTCCCTAAATCGTTTTTCTCTTGTTTTCTAATCCTTACTTCAGTTTGTTTTTCTTCTAAGATTTTTGCTAGAAAAGTCATCTAAACCACCTCGCTAACTTTCTTACTGAAAGTGATTAGGTTATTGAGTTTGCTTAATGCTGAACCAGAATTAATACTTTCTCTAGCAAGTTTAACGCCATCATAAATGGAACCCACTCTTCTTGTAGTAAACAATGCAATGCCTGCATTGAAAAGTACGGTATCCAGATACGCGCTTTCTTCACCTCTTAATATAGACAGTAAGATATTTGCGTTATCTGTTGCATTTCCTCCTTGAATTTCATCATTCGGATATACAGATAAACCAACCTCTTCTGGATGAATTGTTCTTTCCTCTAATCGGTCATTTTCAACGAGTATATATTGATTTTCTCCTTGTAAAGAAGCCTCGTCTAAACCACCAGCACCATGGATCACAATTGCTCGTTCTCTTCCAAGTAGTTGTGCAGCTTTTGCCACCATTGGAATAGCTGCTGGATCATAGACTCCAATATATTGAGAATTTAAGTGAACAGGATTCGTTAATGGTCCGATGAAATTAAAAATAGTAGGTATTCGTAAATCTTTTCTTACTTTGCTCACCTGTTTTAGCGTCGGATGTACATGTTGTGCGAACAAGAAAGCAATTTGATTTTTTTCTAACATTTCATTTACTTGTTCTTTTGTAAAAGCTAAAGATACGCCTAGTTTTTCTAAGACATCCGCACTACCTGTTTGACTTGATACACTTCTATTTCCATGCTTTGCTACGGTTACACCAGCTCCAGCTAATACAAAAGCAGAACAAGTACTGATGTTAAAACTGTTTGAACGATCTCCACCAGTTCCGCAATTGTCCATTACTGGTTGGTGAAAGTTTAATAGGAAAGGAGAATGTTCTTGAATAACTTGAGACAATCCAACTACTTCTTCCGCGGTTTCTCCTTTCATTTTTAATGAGATAAGAATAGCTGCTAGTTCCGAATCAGATACTTCTTCTGAAAAACAATGTGTAAATACTTCTTTTATTTCTTCTGTGGATAAATCTTGTCGATCAATAATTTTATGAAGTGAGTGCTTCATTATTTTCATCCTCCTGTAACGCCTTGATTTGTAATAAAAAATTCCGAATGATTTGCTTTCCATCCTTTGTGCCAATGGATTCTGGATGAAATTGCATTCCAAAAAGTGGTAGTTGTTTATGTTCTATCGCCATAATCTCATTATCATCCAAGGATCGTGCAGTCACTTGGTAATTTGGAGATAGACTTTTAGAATCAACTATAAGTGAATGGTACCGCATGACCTGTATTGGATTCTTAAGTGAATGTAATAACTGTGATTCCTTTATTGATATAGTTGATGTTTTTCCATGTTTTATCACCTTGGCTTGCTTTATTTCTCCCCCTAAAGCTTCTGCTAGTACTTGATGGCCTAAACAAATACCGAGTATTGGGAATTCTCGGTATAATTTCCTGACAATCTTCAAACAATTTCCTGCTTTTTCTGGAGAACCTGGCCCAGGAGATATAACAATGGCTTCTGGTTGCAGTGCTCGAATCTCATCAGGAGTAATAGCATCGTTTCGAATAACATGGACTTCCTTATCAAATTCAGAAATATATTGATAGAGATTATACGTAAACGAGTCATAGTTATCGATTAATAAAATCATGATCGTCCACCTCCATAAAAGATTTGGCTTTATTTAATGTTTCAATATACTCATTTGTAGGTATGGAGTCATAGACTATTCCTGCTCCTGCTTGTAAGTATGCTTTATCATCTTTAACGATCACAGTTCGAATAGCTAGAGCCATGTGTACATCTTGTTGAAAATTGATAAAACCAATACCTCCACCGTAAGGACCTCTTTGGTTTTGTTCTAACTCGTTGATTATCTGCATTGCGCGTATTTTTGGTGCTCCAGATACCGTTCCTGCTGGTAAACAAGAGATTAATGCATCAATACTAGAGTAGTTTGATTTTAGAATGCCAGTGACTTCAGAGACCATGTGCATGACATGCTGATATTTTTCTATTTTCATATATATCGGAATATCAATACTTCCAATTTCACATACTCTTCCAAGGTCATTTCTACTTAAATCTACAAGCATTTGATGTTCTGCTCTTTCTTTTTCATCAGAGAGCAATTCCTCTGTCAGCATTTGATCAATCTCTTCAGTACTACCTCTTTTTCTTGTACCAGCTATAGGATTTGTGATGATTTTCTTTCCACTTGTTTCAATGAGACTTTCTGGTGAAGCTCCGAGAATGAGGTAATCATTAAAATCCATATAAAACATATAAGGTGAAGGATTCGATTGTCTCAGTTGTTCATAAAATGAGATGGAAAATGTTTCTGGATTTTCGACTTTTGCCTGCATTCGTTGAGATAATACAACTTGAAAAATATCTCCTTCTTCAATATATTTTTTTGCAATAGCTACATTACTTTCGAATGTTTCTTGGTCCATTTCTGGAGTGAATGAATATCTCGCAGGGAAGGGGAGCATTGTTACTCTTGCTTTCTTCATAATTTCTCTGAGTTGTTCTAGACGTTTCTGTAAAATATGTTCAGAAGCTGATGAATCCGTATCAATCACAAGTAGGTAGCATGTATCTTCTTCATGATCGAATATGATCGTATCTTCAAACAACATCAGATGTATGTCTGGCATGTTTCGTTTATCAGGTAATCTATCCCCGATGTGCTCAAAGGAACGTATCGTATCGTAGCCGATATATCCGATTGCTCCCCCATAAAATGGAAAGGAAATATCGATTTCTATTTTAGGTAGATGCTGTTTTATATAATGTAAGGCATGTTGTTCAACCCATTTATCTTCATGAGTTTTATAGTTACAAATCTTTGTACGATTATCGAAACCAAGGATTTCTTGATATGGACTCCTTCCAAGAAATGAAAAGCGTCCTTTTTCTTCATGTGGAAAACTGCTTTCCAATAAATATTTCTTTGGACTATCTAGTTGTGTTAGAACTTGAATAGGTAATAATTGATCGATTGGTTGCTTCTCAATTACATAACGGATACTCATGTCTTCGACTCCTCATTTAAATTTGGTTGAATAAAAAAAGTCCCCTATAAACACAGTAATGTGCTTATAGAGGACGATAGGAACCGCGGTGCCACCTCATTTGAGAAAATATTTTCCCAACTCATTTTCAGATACGGGAGCAACTATTCTCCGATATCCTATCCGTATAACGGCGGAAACCCGTTTTTCCCTACTAGTCTATGTTTCAAGAAAACTCTCGTAAGTCCATTCAATACTCTTCTACGTGCTAGAATTTCACCAACCTCTAGCTCTCTGTAACGCTTCCTGAATATCTACTCCTCTTACTCAATGATTTGCAATTATTTAGTTGTCTGAATACAAAAAAGCCCCTAATCCTAAAAAGGACGAGGGACCGTGGTACCACCTTTATTAGCTGAAGTTCAGCTCACTTTAAAAGTAGGATAATAAATTATCTACTTAGTCTCGATAACGAGAGACAAATTCGCCAAGGCCTACTTCAGTTAACGGTTCGGTTTGGAGCTCAGAAGTCCATTCCTTAATAAAATATCCCACTGATTCCCACCAACCATCAGCTCTCTTTAGGGTTTTTATTAAGTACTCTTCTTCGTCAGTGCCGGTTCATCAATTTGTTGAATTTATCTTACCGGAAAGGACAAGCAATTGTCAATAACCTTTTTGAATTTTTTTTCTATAGTCCAGTCACTTAACTCTATTAATCGACCGAAGTCTCCTGTTAGCCCAGAAAATTTTCAAATTTATCATCGACCGAGATCCGTTCTTTCTGTGGCGGTATTTCTTCAAAGTAACCTAAATGAAGAAAACCAACGATTTTTTCATTTTTTTGGATGTTTAATTTATCTTTAACGTTATCATCGTAAATATGCGGGTTTGTTTTCCATACAACTCCAAGTTTCTCTTGCCATGCAAGCAACCAGAAATTCTGAATCATGGAAGCAACAGCCCCGTAGTTTTCGTCCCATTGCTTTGGAATATCAGACTCTTCCATAACAACAACGAGTATTGCATTAGGTTCATTTAAATAATTTTCTCTGTTTTCTTGTCTTTCTTCAGGGTAAGTAGATGCAACTTTTTTTGCGAAAACAGGCAAGTGTTCTTGACTGACAAACAAAAAGCGCCAAGGCTGTCTCATTCCATGTGTGGGTGCCCATATTGCATCTTCTAATAATTCTTTTATTTTATCTTCAGTGACTTCTTTATTTGTGTAACCTTTTTTTATGGCACGTCGTTCTCTAATAAGTTTCGCTAATGCAGTTCTTTCCATACCCATACCCCTATACAATTTAATTGATAATTGTTATCAATTAAATTGTAACGGAAGCGCACATTCTTTGCAAATTTTGAGTAAACTACTTTACAACTGACTTGTAAAGAGGTAAAATAAACTAATATCTTTTTTGAAAGGTATTTGCGAAAATTAACTGAATAGAAAATATTGTTGCGCAGTAGCTATATAGTCTGTGCTTTTTTCATACATGTTTATATTCGGTGAAATTCGGTAATTAAATTAATATACACGAAAGAAAGGAGCATAAGTATGGAAAGAGTTACTTTGGAACAGATTTTTGTTCACCCAATCACAAAGAAGTATTTACAACGCTCTGGGGTTGCCCATGCAGTGGCAGTGGCGGAATACGCATATATTTTTTCTAAGCGATTTGCAGTAAATCCAGATCTTGCCACAAAAGCAGCACTCTTACACGATATTGGTCACTATACATGGTATCGTAATGGTGAATGGGATTATAATCTCTATAAAGAAAATGATATTCATGCGATTAAAGGTGCGAGTCGTGCGCATAAACTTTTAATTCGAAATGGTGAAGAGCGACAAGCAGCAAAAGAAATCGCTGTTGCTATTTTACTTCATACTGACTCTTATCTGCCAGAAGGCGAATTGCAACTAAATCCACTTCAACAAGTTGTGGCAATGGCAGATGAAGCTGATGAAGAGTATGGTGGCAATCATCACTATAAAGAAATCGACCCCGAACTAGCGCTAACAAGAATTCGAGCATTAGATAAACAAATTGATGATGCTTTAAATAAAGCAGATACCTCTTCTAAGCATGCATAAAAAGAAATGCATGAATTTAGAGGTTACATATTTTTTCTTACTCCTCTATATTAGCAAAATCTACAATGAAAACGCCCTCTAATTTAGAGGACGTTTACGAATTATTTCTCCAAATATTCTTCTAAAGTAATGTTTTGATTCATGATTTCTTCTGCTGCTTTTTGCCCTACATATCGTAAATGCCAAGGTTCAAATTGATATTTAGTAATTTCTTCTTTACCTTCTGGGAACCGAATTATAAAACCATAGTTCGTAGCATTTTCTTTTACCCATTTTCCTTCTTTTGTTTCACCAAATTCTGTTTCTAGACTAAAGTTAACTTCCGGACTTGTTACATCCATAGCCAGTCCCGTTTGATGTTCACTTTCTCCAGGACGAGCACTATACTTGTTTGCGTGCTTTTCACCATTTTCAGCGGCATTTGCTGCAAAAATAGTATCCTGGCGGTCGTATGATCGGTATCCAGATTGTGCATATAGCTCTAAGCCTTCTTCTTGTGCATCAGCAAACAATTCTTCTAATGCGTCAGCGGCAGCTTGGCGCATATATTTTTTTGGAATGTCCTCAATGAAAGGGAAAGGAACATTTGGTATAACTAAATCATCTGGAATATAGTCCGCAGGCAATGAAAAATCTTTATTAACAAGAACTAAC encodes:
- the trpC gene encoding indole-3-glycerol phosphate synthase TrpC, with the protein product MTFLAKILEEKQTEVRIRKQEKNDLGTRSIPVYSLISQINQANSLSIIAEIKRASPSKGEIQMDLDPVEQAKKYEQAGASAISVLTDQNFFQGSLKDLQKVSEAVSVPVLCKDFIIDEVQIDDAKDAGASIILLILAALPLERFQELYNYASNKGLEVICEVHTAEELKNALTISPAIVGINNRDLKSFEVDLQTTKQLAQLVDNNTIIISESGMRTAGDATLAAEAGAKAILVGETFMKSNQLETDFNNLRVPLVERSL
- the trpD gene encoding anthranilate phosphoribosyltransferase; the protein is MKHSLHKIIDRQDLSTEEIKEVFTHCFSEEVSDSELAAILISLKMKGETAEEVVGLSQVIQEHSPFLLNFHQPVMDNCGTGGDRSNSFNISTCSAFVLAGAGVTVAKHGNRSVSSQTGSADVLEKLGVSLAFTKEQVNEMLEKNQIAFLFAQHVHPTLKQVSKVRKDLRIPTIFNFIGPLTNPVHLNSQYIGVYDPAAIPMVAKAAQLLGRERAIVIHGAGGLDEASLQGENQYILVENDRLEERTIHPEEVGLSVYPNDEIQGGNATDNANILLSILRGEESAYLDTVLFNAGIALFTTRRVGSIYDGVKLARESINSGSALSKLNNLITFSKKVSEVV
- a CDS encoding anthranilate synthase component II encodes the protein MILLIDNYDSFTYNLYQYISEFDKEVHVIRNDAITPDEIRALQPEAIVISPGPGSPEKAGNCLKIVRKLYREFPILGICLGHQVLAEALGGEIKQAKVIKHGKTSTISIKESQLLHSLKNPIQVMRYHSLIVDSKSLSPNYQVTARSLDDNEIMAIEHKQLPLFGMQFHPESIGTKDGKQIIRNFLLQIKALQEDENNEALTS
- the trpE gene encoding anthranilate synthase component I, which encodes MSIRYVIEKQPIDQLLPIQVLTQLDSPKKYLLESSFPHEEKGRFSFLGRSPYQEILGFDNRTKICNYKTHEDKWVEQHALHYIKQHLPKIEIDISFPFYGGAIGYIGYDTIRSFEHIGDRLPDKRNMPDIHLMLFEDTIIFDHEEDTCYLLVIDTDSSASEHILQKRLEQLREIMKKARVTMLPFPARYSFTPEMDQETFESNVAIAKKYIEEGDIFQVVLSQRMQAKVENPETFSISFYEQLRQSNPSPYMFYMDFNDYLILGASPESLIETSGKKIITNPIAGTRKRGSTEEIDQMLTEELLSDEKERAEHQMLVDLSRNDLGRVCEIGSIDIPIYMKIEKYQHVMHMVSEVTGILKSNYSSIDALISCLPAGTVSGAPKIRAMQIINELEQNQRGPYGGGIGFINFQQDVHMALAIRTVIVKDDKAYLQAGAGIVYDSIPTNEYIETLNKAKSFMEVDDHDFINR
- a CDS encoding nitroreductase family protein, with the protein product MERTALAKLIRERRAIKKGYTNKEVTEDKIKELLEDAIWAPTHGMRQPWRFLFVSQEHLPVFAKKVASTYPEERQENRENYLNEPNAILVVVMEESDIPKQWDENYGAVASMIQNFWLLAWQEKLGVVWKTNPHIYDDNVKDKLNIQKNEKIVGFLHLGYFEEIPPQKERISVDDKFENFLG
- a CDS encoding HD domain-containing protein → MERVTLEQIFVHPITKKYLQRSGVAHAVAVAEYAYIFSKRFAVNPDLATKAALLHDIGHYTWYRNGEWDYNLYKENDIHAIKGASRAHKLLIRNGEERQAAKEIAVAILLHTDSYLPEGELQLNPLQQVVAMADEADEEYGGNHHYKEIDPELALTRIRALDKQIDDALNKADTSSKHA
- a CDS encoding D-alanyl-D-alanine carboxypeptidase family protein is translated as MQRLLWLLLLIGVLLFFMTSCQSNDDTNSSSQNNSENPSDEEDVTANQEYEKLPKTPLQKLDQGEQVVALQYFLEQLGYSFSDQGNYNEQVTWAITDFQIQQEDLLVSGIYDEDTKQKIEEVIQSEKTYKPGKGLPAPTEPAFTDAGTEVISNPYDQLVLVNKDFSLPADYIPDDLVIPNVPFPFIEDIPKKYMRQAAADALEELFADAQEEGLELYAQSGYRSYDRQDTIFAANAAENGEKHANKYSARPGESEHQTGLAMDVTSPEVNFSLETEFGETKEGKWVKENATNYGFIIRFPEGKEEITKYQFEPWHLRYVGQKAAEEIMNQNITLEEYLEK